The Rhodopseudomonas palustris genome window below encodes:
- a CDS encoding NAD(P)-dependent oxidoreductase, producing the protein MGEGARARVGFIGLGRMGHGMAGRLLDAGFDVAVWNRSKAKADDLIRRGARWADSPAEAARDARAILTMVADDAASQTVWLGPEGAATTAPTGALAIECSTVSHQHALDMAAAVRARGLVYIDCPVTGLPDAAARGELTLLIGAEPADLDQARPFLTPLSQTIRHFGAVGAGTVYKLINNLMGAIQIAGIAEGIAIAEQAGLDMALVREALLGSVVASPQVLRHAPRMIARDFSNATFTAALRHKDAVYAVQLAETLVPHLPLSRAAVDAYEKAVAAAPDEDEGRLIEFLSDGPRL; encoded by the coding sequence GTGGGCGAGGGCGCCCGCGCGAGGGTTGGCTTCATCGGCCTCGGCAGGATGGGCCACGGCATGGCCGGCCGGTTGCTCGACGCCGGCTTCGATGTCGCGGTGTGGAATCGTAGCAAGGCCAAGGCGGACGACCTGATCCGCCGCGGCGCGCGATGGGCCGATAGCCCGGCCGAAGCCGCGCGTGATGCGCGCGCCATCCTGACAATGGTCGCCGACGATGCCGCCTCGCAGACGGTTTGGCTCGGCCCCGAGGGCGCGGCAACGACCGCCCCGACCGGCGCGCTGGCGATCGAATGTTCGACGGTGTCGCACCAGCATGCCCTCGATATGGCCGCAGCGGTCCGCGCGCGAGGGCTGGTCTATATCGATTGTCCGGTGACCGGACTTCCCGATGCCGCAGCACGCGGCGAGCTGACATTGCTGATTGGTGCGGAGCCGGCCGACCTCGATCAGGCCCGGCCGTTTCTCACGCCACTGAGCCAGACGATCCGCCATTTCGGCGCGGTCGGCGCCGGCACGGTCTACAAGCTGATCAACAATCTGATGGGCGCGATCCAAATCGCCGGGATCGCCGAAGGCATCGCCATCGCCGAACAGGCCGGTCTCGACATGGCGCTGGTGCGCGAGGCGCTCCTCGGCAGCGTGGTGGCAAGTCCGCAGGTGCTGCGTCACGCGCCCCGCATGATCGCCCGCGACTTCAGCAACGCCACCTTCACGGCCGCGCTGCGGCACAAAGATGCGGTGTATGCGGTGCAGCTCGCCGAGACGCTCGTGCCACACCTTCCGCTCAGCCGCGCGGCCGTCGACGCTTACGAAAAAGCCGTTGCCGCTGCGCCCGACGAGGACGAGGGCAGGCTGATCGAGTTCCTGTCTGATGGGCCTCGCCTTTAA
- a CDS encoding penicillin-binding protein 1A → MRFLLRFFGFLFAAGTIVFLVGVAAVAGLIWHFSKDLPDYSQLQDYEPPVMTRIHASDGSLLAEYAKERRLYLPIQAVPKLVINAFLAAEDKNFYEHGGIDYQGMARAALLYAQNIGTNRRPQGASTITQQVAKNFLLTNEVSFTRKIKEALLAMRIERAYSKDKILELYLNEIYLGLGAYGIAAASLVYFDKSVNELTVAEASYLAALPKAPAALHPIRNHDRAVERRNYVIDRLVENGWISQADADKARKSPLTVTNRGNAAHTFAGEYFAEEVRRDIFERYGEKKLYEGGLSVRTTLDPKLQIEARKTMVAGLVRFDEARGWRGPVTKLETAGDWGVKLADVKALADITPWRMAVVLETSDQSARIGFQPGRELGGAISKQRETGLVTLEGVKWAKPAAGPSRGKTPRTVSEVLSPGEVIYVDPLLDKDGKAIEGQYRLRQLPEVSGAMVAMDPSTGRVLAMVGGFSFDQSQFNRATQAYRQPGSSFKPLVYSAAMDNGYTPSTVVIDAPIEIDQGQGVGVWRPENYSTGKYYGPTTLRNALQRSLNTVTVRLAQDIGMPLIGEYAKRFGVYDDLPNYLSYALGAGETTVMRMVTAYSMFANGGRRVKATLIDRIQDRYGHTIFKHDQRECRGCEAPNGWKNQPEPQLVDRREQVLDPMTAYQITSMMEGVVQAGTATVLREVGKPIAGKTGTTNDEKDAWFIGFSPDLVCGVYIGYDKPRNLGRGATGGHLAAPIAKDFFKLALAEKPAVPFRVPAGIKLVRVDAKSGMRAGPGDGRTILEAFKPGTAPPDNYAVIGVADADARQQQQQQMAPPDDRGFMRPGTGGLY, encoded by the coding sequence ATGCGCTTTCTGCTGCGTTTCTTCGGCTTCCTGTTCGCGGCCGGAACGATCGTGTTCCTAGTCGGCGTTGCAGCCGTCGCCGGGCTGATCTGGCACTTCTCCAAGGACCTGCCGGACTACTCGCAGCTGCAGGACTACGAACCGCCGGTGATGACGCGAATCCACGCGTCCGACGGATCGCTGCTCGCCGAATACGCCAAGGAGCGCCGGCTGTACCTGCCGATCCAGGCGGTGCCGAAGCTGGTCATCAACGCGTTCCTCGCCGCCGAAGACAAGAATTTCTACGAGCACGGCGGCATCGACTATCAGGGCATGGCGCGCGCTGCGCTGCTCTACGCGCAGAATATCGGCACCAACCGCCGGCCGCAGGGTGCCTCCACCATCACCCAGCAGGTCGCCAAGAACTTCCTTCTGACCAACGAGGTGTCGTTCACCCGTAAGATCAAGGAAGCCTTGCTGGCGATGCGGATCGAGCGCGCTTATTCCAAGGACAAGATCCTCGAGCTGTATCTGAACGAAATCTATCTCGGCCTCGGCGCCTACGGCATCGCCGCGGCGTCGCTGGTCTACTTCGACAAATCGGTCAACGAACTGACGGTCGCGGAAGCGTCGTATCTGGCGGCGCTGCCGAAGGCGCCGGCCGCGCTGCACCCGATCCGCAACCACGACCGCGCCGTCGAACGCCGCAATTACGTGATCGACCGCCTGGTCGAGAACGGCTGGATCAGCCAGGCCGATGCCGACAAGGCACGCAAGTCGCCGCTGACCGTCACCAACCGTGGCAACGCCGCGCACACCTTCGCGGGCGAATACTTCGCCGAAGAAGTCCGCCGCGACATCTTCGAGCGCTACGGCGAGAAGAAGCTGTACGAGGGCGGCCTGTCGGTGCGCACCACGCTCGATCCGAAGCTGCAGATCGAAGCGCGCAAGACCATGGTCGCGGGCCTCGTCCGGTTCGACGAAGCGCGCGGTTGGCGCGGGCCGGTCACCAAGCTCGAGACCGCCGGCGACTGGGGCGTCAAGCTTGCCGACGTGAAAGCGCTGGCCGACATCACGCCGTGGCGGATGGCGGTTGTGCTGGAGACCTCCGACCAGTCGGCGCGGATCGGCTTCCAGCCCGGCCGCGAACTCGGCGGCGCGATCTCCAAGCAGCGCGAGACCGGTCTCGTGACCCTCGAAGGCGTCAAGTGGGCCAAGCCGGCCGCCGGCCCGTCGCGCGGCAAGACTCCGCGCACGGTGTCGGAAGTGCTGTCGCCGGGCGAAGTGATTTATGTCGACCCGCTGCTCGACAAGGACGGCAAGGCGATCGAGGGCCAGTACCGGTTGCGTCAGCTGCCGGAAGTCTCCGGCGCGATGGTGGCGATGGACCCGTCCACGGGCCGCGTGCTGGCGATGGTCGGCGGCTTCTCGTTCGACCAGAGCCAATTCAACCGCGCCACCCAGGCGTATCGGCAGCCGGGTTCGTCGTTCAAGCCGCTGGTGTACTCGGCCGCGATGGACAATGGCTACACCCCGTCGACGGTGGTGATCGACGCTCCGATCGAAATCGACCAGGGGCAGGGCGTCGGCGTGTGGCGTCCTGAGAACTACTCGACCGGCAAGTATTACGGCCCGACCACGCTGCGCAACGCGCTGCAGCGCTCGCTCAACACCGTGACGGTGCGGCTGGCGCAGGACATCGGCATGCCGCTGATCGGCGAATACGCCAAGCGGTTCGGCGTCTATGACGACCTGCCGAACTATCTGTCGTATGCGCTCGGCGCCGGTGAAACCACGGTGATGCGGATGGTCACCGCCTATTCGATGTTCGCCAATGGCGGGCGGCGGGTGAAGGCGACGCTGATCGACCGCATCCAGGACCGCTACGGCCACACCATCTTCAAGCACGATCAGCGCGAATGCCGCGGCTGCGAAGCGCCCAACGGCTGGAAGAACCAGCCGGAGCCGCAGCTCGTCGACCGCCGCGAGCAGGTGCTCGATCCGATGACCGCCTATCAGATCACCTCGATGATGGAAGGCGTGGTTCAGGCCGGTACCGCGACCGTGCTTCGCGAAGTCGGCAAGCCGATCGCCGGCAAGACCGGCACCACCAACGACGAGAAGGACGCCTGGTTCATCGGCTTCTCGCCGGACCTCGTGTGCGGCGTCTATATCGGCTACGACAAGCCGCGCAATCTCGGCCGCGGCGCGACCGGCGGCCATCTCGCAGCGCCGATCGCCAAGGACTTCTTCAAGCTCGCGCTCGCCGAGAAGCCGGCGGTACCGTTCCGCGTGCCGGCCGGCATCAAGCTGGTCCGCGTCGACGCCAAGAGCGGCATGCGTGCCGGCCCGGGCGACGGCCGCACCATCCTCGAGGCGTTCAAGCCGGGCACCGCGCCGCCGGACAATTACGCCGTGATCGGCGTCGCCGACGCCGACGCGCGCCAGCAGCAGCAACAGCAGATGGCGCCGCCGGACGATCGCGGCTTCATGCGGCCGGGCACCGGCGGGCTGTACTAG
- a CDS encoding PGN_0703 family putative restriction endonuclease, with translation MDTRPESTPNSRRSSSRFEVGERLRQTAFLDQTLPTRTRYQNSPYRVDPSEKAQLLAPMIRSTAEQYFSKYRISWHRHANHALSSQQCCLNFLMPLAEQPGRLSQLIGRALDIAPPDMMPVEDGPDGRPWYVGFEWNGGGHDYLNESKKGKPLQRGANSTCADAVVRFCTDQGPEFLLIEWKYTEKYGAPIPKKGNCERCSRYTAIAFDPNGPLKRNPMLNLTDFFYEPFYQLLRQQMLAHRMQLAQHGGVRRVRVLHISPAGNRALHRVTSPPLRELALGTDAFDVFRSLLVRPNDFVNRTIEDLFLPTLREAGADDPWASYLTERYCFMSDGASVVS, from the coding sequence ATGGATACTCGGCCTGAGAGCACCCCAAACAGTCGCCGCTCGTCATCGAGATTCGAAGTCGGCGAGCGGCTACGCCAGACCGCCTTTCTGGACCAAACGCTACCGACCCGTACTCGCTATCAGAACTCACCCTATCGGGTGGACCCGAGCGAGAAGGCGCAGCTCCTGGCGCCGATGATCAGGAGCACTGCCGAGCAGTACTTCTCGAAGTACAGAATTAGCTGGCACCGCCATGCCAACCACGCGCTGTCGTCTCAGCAATGCTGCCTCAACTTTCTGATGCCGTTGGCTGAACAGCCCGGCCGCCTCTCGCAATTGATCGGCCGCGCTCTCGACATCGCCCCGCCCGATATGATGCCGGTCGAAGATGGCCCTGACGGACGGCCATGGTACGTCGGCTTCGAATGGAACGGTGGCGGGCACGACTACCTGAACGAGAGTAAGAAGGGAAAGCCGCTTCAGCGCGGCGCCAACTCGACCTGCGCCGATGCCGTCGTCAGATTCTGCACGGATCAAGGCCCGGAATTTCTGCTGATCGAATGGAAATACACAGAAAAGTACGGAGCCCCGATCCCAAAGAAAGGCAACTGCGAACGATGCAGTCGCTATACCGCAATCGCATTCGATCCGAACGGACCGTTGAAACGGAATCCAATGCTCAATCTGACGGACTTCTTCTACGAGCCCTTCTATCAACTGCTCCGTCAACAGATGCTGGCGCACCGCATGCAGCTGGCGCAGCACGGTGGCGTGCGCCGTGTTCGGGTTCTGCACATCTCACCGGCCGGCAATCGCGCCCTGCACCGCGTCACCTCGCCCCCTCTGCGTGAGCTCGCATTGGGCACCGATGCGTTCGATGTATTCCGCTCACTCCTCGTGCGCCCGAACGATTTCGTCAATCGTACCATCGAGGATCTGTTTCTGCCGACTCTCCGCGAGGCAGGGGCAGACGATCCATGGGCCTCTTATTTGACCGAGCGCTATTGCTTCATGTCCGATGGCGCTTCCGTCGTCTCGTAG
- a CDS encoding N-acetylmuramoyl-L-alanine amidase, with translation MARRANHFVLYCAIGACAAALSWLTPCMLTAASAETAAPAAAPVPTSFPIASDARIAGDDHQTRLIVDLDGKVPLRAFALADPYRVVIDLPQVNFRLPKGTGESGRGLIKAFRYGLVMPGGSRIVLDLTGPAKIAKAEILDPANGQPGRMVIDLESIDRAAFMQALQTAENVAELRPTVPGTETTATVSRSVPLPKVETDDPRPVVVIDPGHGGIDNGTQSADGVAEKTIVLDFAVALRDRLAQQGKFRVVLTRADDTFIPLGDRVKIAREQSAALFVSIHADALPRKEGDAQGATIYTLSDKASDAEAQRLADAENKADAIGGVNLTEEPTEVADILIDLAQRETKAFSNRFAQQLMKDMKATTRMHKRPMKSAGFRVLKAPDVPSVLIELGYVSNKADLQYLLSEQWRSKTVGAVAQAIDSFLSKRLVTAGPPG, from the coding sequence TTGGCACGCCGCGCAAATCATTTTGTTTTGTACTGTGCAATCGGTGCGTGCGCTGCAGCATTGTCGTGGCTGACGCCCTGTATGCTGACGGCCGCTTCCGCCGAGACCGCTGCGCCTGCCGCCGCTCCCGTTCCGACCTCTTTTCCGATCGCATCTGACGCCCGCATCGCCGGTGATGACCACCAGACCCGCCTGATTGTCGATCTGGACGGGAAGGTGCCGCTTCGCGCATTCGCGCTGGCCGACCCGTATCGCGTCGTCATCGACCTGCCGCAGGTCAATTTCCGGCTGCCGAAGGGCACCGGCGAGAGCGGGCGCGGTCTGATCAAGGCGTTTCGCTACGGCCTGGTCATGCCGGGCGGCTCGCGAATCGTGCTCGATCTCACCGGGCCGGCCAAGATTGCTAAGGCCGAGATCCTCGATCCCGCCAACGGTCAGCCCGGCCGGATGGTGATCGATCTGGAGTCGATCGACCGTGCCGCCTTCATGCAGGCGCTGCAGACCGCCGAGAATGTCGCTGAATTGCGCCCGACGGTGCCCGGTACCGAGACCACCGCGACGGTGTCGCGGAGTGTGCCGCTGCCGAAGGTCGAGACCGACGATCCGCGCCCGGTGGTGGTCATCGATCCCGGCCACGGCGGTATCGACAATGGCACCCAATCTGCCGATGGCGTCGCCGAGAAGACCATCGTGCTCGATTTCGCCGTGGCGCTGCGTGACCGGCTGGCGCAGCAGGGCAAATTCCGCGTGGTGCTGACCCGCGCCGACGACACCTTCATCCCGCTCGGCGACCGGGTGAAGATCGCCCGCGAGCAGTCCGCTGCGCTGTTCGTCTCGATCCACGCCGACGCGCTGCCGCGTAAGGAGGGCGACGCCCAGGGCGCCACCATTTACACGCTGTCCGATAAGGCGTCCGACGCCGAAGCGCAGCGGCTGGCCGACGCTGAAAACAAGGCGGACGCGATCGGCGGCGTCAATCTCACCGAAGAGCCGACCGAGGTCGCAGATATCCTGATCGACCTGGCTCAGCGCGAGACCAAGGCGTTTTCCAACCGATTCGCCCAGCAGCTGATGAAGGACATGAAGGCGACCACGCGGATGCATAAGCGGCCGATGAAGTCGGCCGGCTTCCGGGTGCTGAAAGCCCCCGATGTACCTTCGGTGCTGATCGAGCTCGGCTACGTCTCCAACAAGGCCGATCTGCAGTACCTGCTGTCCGAACAGTGGCGCAGCAAGACCGTTGGCGCGGTCGCCCAGGCGATCGATTCGTTCCTGAGCAAGCGCCTGGTGACCGCCGGCCCGCCGGGCTGA
- the prfB gene encoding peptide chain release factor 2 (programmed frameshift), protein MRAEIERLVEEIKQSVGLLRRHLDVDQSTVRLAELNKLAEDPDLWNDPQKAQKLMQERTSLEDSLTGIGKVERELTDNIEMIELGEAEGDEGIVKEAEDALKALKKEVARRELEALLSGEADRFDTYLEVHAGAGGTESQDWASMLLRMYVRWAEKHGFKIEYLEESEGEEAGIKSATIQISGHNAYGWLKTEAGVHRLVRISPFDSNARRHTSFSSVQIFPVIDDSIKIDIKESDVRTDTMRSGGAGGQHVNKTESAVRLTHIPTGVAVVCQAGRSQHKNRAQAWDMLRARLYEIELKKREEQAAADQAAKTDIGWGHQIRSYVLQPYQMVKDLRTGVQTSDTAGVLDGDLDEFMAATLAQRAFGGGPGAIEDVD, encoded by the exons ATGCGCGCAGAAATCGAACGCCTCGTCGAAGAGATCAAGCAGTCAGTCGGGCTGCTGAGGAGGCATCTT GACGTCGATCAGTCGACCGTCCGCCTCGCGGAGCTGAACAAGCTCGCCGAGGATCCCGACCTCTGGAACGATCCGCAGAAGGCCCAGAAGCTGATGCAGGAGCGCACCTCGCTTGAGGATTCGCTCACCGGCATCGGCAAGGTCGAGCGTGAGCTGACCGACAATATCGAGATGATCGAACTCGGCGAGGCCGAGGGCGACGAAGGTATCGTCAAGGAAGCCGAGGACGCGCTGAAAGCGCTGAAGAAGGAAGTGGCGCGCCGCGAGCTGGAAGCGCTGCTGTCCGGCGAAGCCGACCGCTTCGACACCTATCTCGAAGTCCACGCCGGCGCCGGCGGCACCGAGAGCCAGGACTGGGCCTCGATGCTGCTGCGGATGTATGTCCGCTGGGCGGAGAAGCACGGCTTCAAGATCGAGTATCTCGAAGAGTCCGAGGGCGAAGAGGCGGGGATCAAGTCGGCGACGATTCAGATCTCCGGCCACAATGCCTATGGCTGGCTGAAGACCGAGGCCGGCGTGCATCGCCTGGTGCGGATCTCGCCGTTCGACTCCAACGCCCGCCGGCACACCTCGTTCTCGAGCGTGCAGATCTTCCCGGTGATCGACGACAGCATCAAGATCGACATCAAGGAAAGCGACGTCCGCACCGACACCATGCGGTCGGGCGGCGCCGGCGGTCAGCACGTCAACAAGACCGAATCCGCGGTGCGCCTGACGCATATCCCGACCGGCGTCGCGGTGGTCTGTCAGGCCGGCCGGTCGCAGCATAAGAACCGCGCCCAGGCGTGGGACATGCTGCGCGCGCGGCTGTACGAGATCGAGCTGAAGAAGCGCGAAGAGCAGGCCGCCGCCGATCAGGCCGCCAAGACCGATATCGGCTGGGGGCACCAGATCCGCTCTTACGTGCTGCAGCCGTATCAGATGGTGAAGGACCTGCGCACCGGCGTGCAGACGTCCGACACCGCCGGGGTGCTCGACGGCGATCTCGACGAGTTCATGGCCGCGACCCTGGCCCAGCGCGCCTTCGGCGGCGGACCGGGCGCGATCGAGGACGTCGACTAA
- a CDS encoding ribonuclease E/G: MANKMLIDATHPEETRVVVVRGNRVEEFDFETAQRKQLRGNIYLAKVTRVEPSLQAAFIEYGGNRHGFLAFSEIHPDYYQIPVADRQALIEADERAHREAEEESEQRSSRRRSRHRSHRRRNNGERVQSEIVEAVADVAAEQPHEAADHHEAHEVEAHAEGERLMHELPEGETAEQHDAAHASDDHEHRHVEAAPSEAPAPSEPEVSAAAEPVANEQPAVAEAPAPVEAPQAAVSHDETDAHDDDHAEEGAGYAEDAPFPIDDHHEADDVHGAHDDHAEAEHEVETDSEAEAEDDEEEDDEEEAEEDVVESVGGDDVLEEVPERAFRPRRQYKIQEVIKRRQVMLVQVVKEERGNKGAALTTYLSLAGRYAVLMPNTARGGGISRKITSAQDRSRLKEVVQDLDVPEGMGVILRTAGASRTKPEIKRDFEYLIRMWETVRDVTLNSQAPKLVYEEGSLIKRSLRDLYNKEIDEVLVAGEAGYREARDFMHMLMPSQVRAVKLYRDGQPLFSRMGVESQLDAMFSPTVQLRSGGYIVINQTEALVSIDVNSGRSTREHHIEDTALKTNMEAAEEVARQLRLRDLAGLIVIDFIDMDEKRNNRAVERKLSDCLRQDRARIQVGRISHFGLLEMSRQRIRASVLESSTEPCPHCGGSGHVRSVSSVALQLLRGLEEVLMKGATHNLIVRTRTDVALYVLNHKRGHLRDLETGFRVSLSVLADPTVSGQQSFVIDRGEQVHTLETAKALLAAQIAASPAPLDEPEDDDGYDFEAEIETDETVGLAEDQGSEAGESEGEGRKRRRRRRRRRSGEPRDAAEAGAVGEDGEQPFVTEGVEQVGEADEGDEAGEDDSEAEVRADQGENGERRPRRRGRRGGRRRRGTADGTETEAGVVGSISDELNATDEAESADAVADFDGGSPSVQPSFEPAAETEQPHHAAPQDTVPSEPQHTAAAAAALDSGDASAEDDSAAKKAARRRSTVREKVSFGAQAASDATTEAAADVQPEPTAEAEQPVAAAPAAEAPAAEAATQAAEQPAQEPSSTAPRRVGWWSRRFGGGN, translated from the coding sequence ATGGCCAACAAGATGCTGATCGACGCCACCCACCCGGAAGAGACCCGGGTGGTCGTGGTCCGTGGCAACCGCGTCGAAGAGTTTGATTTCGAAACCGCCCAGCGCAAACAACTCCGCGGCAACATCTATCTCGCAAAAGTCACCCGGGTCGAACCCTCGCTGCAAGCCGCCTTCATCGAATATGGCGGCAATCGCCACGGCTTCCTCGCCTTCAGCGAAATTCATCCCGACTATTATCAAATCCCGGTCGCCGACCGGCAGGCCCTGATCGAAGCCGACGAACGCGCCCACCGCGAAGCCGAAGAAGAAAGCGAGCAGCGCTCCAGCCGCCGCCGGTCGCGGCATCGCAGCCATCGCCGCCGCAACAACGGCGAGCGGGTGCAGAGCGAGATCGTAGAAGCCGTTGCCGACGTTGCGGCCGAGCAGCCGCACGAGGCTGCCGACCATCACGAGGCGCACGAGGTCGAGGCGCACGCCGAGGGCGAGCGCCTGATGCACGAGCTGCCGGAGGGTGAGACCGCCGAGCAGCACGACGCCGCGCACGCCTCCGACGATCACGAGCACCGCCACGTCGAAGCCGCGCCGTCCGAAGCACCCGCTCCGTCCGAGCCTGAGGTGAGCGCTGCAGCCGAGCCCGTCGCGAACGAGCAGCCGGCGGTTGCCGAAGCTCCCGCGCCGGTCGAAGCCCCGCAGGCCGCGGTGTCGCACGACGAGACCGACGCGCACGACGACGACCACGCTGAGGAAGGCGCCGGCTACGCCGAGGACGCGCCGTTCCCGATCGACGATCACCACGAGGCGGACGACGTCCACGGGGCGCACGACGATCACGCTGAAGCCGAGCACGAGGTCGAGACCGACTCCGAGGCGGAAGCCGAGGACGACGAGGAAGAGGACGACGAAGAGGAAGCCGAAGAGGACGTCGTCGAGTCCGTCGGCGGTGACGACGTGCTCGAGGAAGTGCCGGAACGCGCCTTCCGTCCGCGTCGGCAGTACAAGATCCAGGAAGTCATCAAGCGCCGCCAGGTGATGCTGGTGCAGGTCGTCAAGGAAGAGCGTGGCAACAAGGGTGCGGCGCTCACCACCTACCTGTCGCTCGCCGGCCGCTACGCTGTTTTGATGCCGAACACCGCCCGCGGCGGCGGCATCAGCCGCAAGATCACCTCGGCCCAGGATCGTTCGCGGCTGAAGGAAGTGGTGCAGGACCTCGACGTGCCGGAAGGCATGGGCGTGATCCTGCGCACCGCCGGCGCCTCACGGACCAAGCCCGAGATCAAGCGCGACTTCGAATACCTGATCCGGATGTGGGAGACGGTGCGCGACGTCACGCTGAACTCGCAGGCGCCGAAGCTGGTCTATGAAGAAGGCTCGCTGATCAAGCGCTCGCTGCGCGATCTCTACAACAAGGAGATCGATGAAGTGCTGGTGGCCGGCGAAGCCGGCTATCGCGAAGCCCGCGACTTCATGCACATGCTGATGCCCTCGCAGGTCCGCGCGGTGAAGCTGTATCGCGACGGCCAGCCGCTGTTCTCGCGGATGGGCGTCGAGAGCCAGCTCGACGCGATGTTCTCGCCGACCGTGCAGCTTCGCTCCGGCGGCTACATCGTCATCAACCAGACCGAAGCGCTGGTCTCGATCGACGTCAACTCGGGTCGCTCGACCCGCGAGCACCACATCGAGGATACCGCGCTCAAGACCAACATGGAGGCCGCCGAAGAAGTCGCCCGGCAGCTCCGGCTGCGCGACCTCGCCGGCCTGATCGTCATCGACTTCATCGACATGGACGAGAAGCGCAACAACCGCGCAGTCGAGCGCAAGCTCAGCGACTGCCTGCGGCAGGATCGCGCCCGCATCCAGGTCGGCCGCATCTCGCATTTCGGCCTGCTCGAAATGTCGCGCCAGCGCATCCGCGCCAGCGTGCTGGAAAGCTCGACCGAGCCCTGCCCGCATTGCGGCGGCTCGGGCCACGTCCGCTCGGTGTCCTCGGTGGCGCTGCAATTGCTGCGCGGCCTCGAAGAGGTGCTGATGAAGGGCGCCACGCACAATCTGATCGTGCGCACCCGCACCGACGTGGCGCTGTACGTGCTCAACCACAAGCGCGGCCATCTGCGCGACCTCGAGACCGGCTTCCGGGTGTCGCTGTCGGTACTGGCGGACCCGACCGTCAGCGGCCAGCAGTCGTTCGTGATCGACCGCGGCGAACAGGTCCACACGCTGGAGACCGCCAAGGCGCTGCTCGCGGCGCAGATCGCCGCCTCCCCGGCGCCGCTCGACGAGCCCGAGGATGACGACGGCTACGATTTCGAAGCCGAGATCGAGACCGACGAGACCGTCGGCCTCGCCGAGGATCAGGGCAGCGAAGCCGGCGAGAGCGAAGGCGAAGGCCGCAAGCGTCGTCGGCGCCGCCGTCGTCGGCGGTCGGGCGAGCCGCGTGACGCCGCCGAGGCCGGTGCAGTGGGCGAAGACGGCGAGCAGCCGTTCGTGACCGAAGGCGTCGAACAGGTCGGCGAAGCTGACGAAGGCGACGAGGCCGGTGAAGATGACAGCGAGGCCGAAGTCCGCGCCGACCAGGGCGAGAACGGCGAACGCCGTCCGCGCCGCCGCGGTCGCCGTGGTGGCCGCCGCCGTCGTGGCACTGCGGATGGCACCGAGACCGAGGCCGGCGTGGTCGGCTCGATCAGCGACGAACTGAACGCAACCGACGAAGCAGAATCCGCCGATGCGGTCGCCGACTTCGACGGCGGCAGCCCGTCGGTGCAGCCGAGCTTCGAACCGGCAGCCGAGACCGAACAGCCGCATCACGCCGCGCCGCAGGACACTGTGCCGTCCGAACCGCAGCACACGGCAGCCGCAGCCGCCGCACTCGACAGCGGCGACGCATCCGCCGAAGACGACAGCGCCGCGAAGAAGGCTGCGCGTCGCCGCTCCACGGTTCGCGAAAAGGTGAGCTTCGGCGCGCAGGCCGCCTCCGACGCAACGACGGAAGCTGCAGCCGACGTGCAGCCCGAGCCGACCGCTGAGGCCGAGCAGCCCGTAGCAGCCGCGCCTGCGGCAGAAGCCCCGGCCGCCGAGGCAGCAACGCAAGCAGCCGAGCAGCCCGCGCAGGAGCCCTCCTCCACCGCCCCGCGCCGGGTCGGCTGGTGGTCCCGCCGGTTCGGCGGCGGCAATTAA